The following proteins are co-located in the Paludibaculum fermentans genome:
- a CDS encoding peroxiredoxin family protein encodes MINRRNFVGLGAAASLGGLNLFADLQVPKPAPELVITLNSGELVLLSKLKGKVVVLEFLLTTCPHCQRCSAVMQKVLNDMGGEKAFTALGAAVNPDDLTQARMVIPEYIYKLGLKFPVGYTKREMAYQWLGADPNKGPVYFPQLVFIDRKGMIRAYHPGTDTKFFEDEENNVRKVVEGLVKEGTGAALRSQAKKG; translated from the coding sequence GTAGGCCTTGGCGCGGCGGCATCGCTCGGCGGTCTCAACCTGTTCGCCGATTTGCAGGTCCCGAAACCCGCGCCCGAGCTCGTCATCACCCTCAATAGCGGCGAATTGGTCCTGCTGAGCAAGCTCAAGGGCAAAGTCGTTGTCCTGGAATTCCTGCTCACCACCTGCCCCCACTGCCAGCGCTGCTCGGCCGTGATGCAGAAGGTTCTCAACGACATGGGCGGAGAAAAGGCCTTCACGGCGCTCGGAGCCGCGGTGAATCCTGACGATCTCACCCAGGCCCGCATGGTGATCCCCGAGTACATCTACAAACTCGGCCTGAAGTTCCCCGTGGGCTACACCAAGCGCGAGATGGCCTATCAATGGCTCGGCGCCGACCCCAACAAGGGTCCGGTCTATTTCCCACAATTGGTCTTCATTGACCGCAAGGGGATGATTCGCGCCTACCACCCCGGCACCGATACGAAGTTCTTCGAGGATGAAGAAAACAACGTGCGCAAAGTGGTGGAAGGTTTAGTCAAGGAAGGCACCGGCGCCGCACTGCGTAGTCAGGCAAAGAAGGGCTGA